The genomic segment TTGGAACCAATTCTGGAATAAGAAGCGAAGAATCAGATATCTTCACGTTTTCAATTGAAAGCACTCTGCAGTTTTTGTAAGCACTGCACAATTCAACAACCTGTTTCATTTTATTTGTTTTATTATTGGCAATAGCAAATTGATTATCATTGAATATAATCACGCCCAGTGGGCGTTTATTTTTTATCGCATCCGCCAGCACAAAATGAGCGGCCATTTCGGCTACCTCAATCGCATCCGTTGCCACATTAACAAACAGATCAGGCGTCGCGCCTGGATTTTTTGCTGCATGCCAGCCAACCAGCTTTATTTTATTTTGTTTGGCTATTTTTAGTTGCTCCGGAAAATCATCCGGCTGAAAGCCCCCAAACACAATGCCATCCGCTTGCCGGGCAATACTCTGCACAAATAACGTTTGCAGTTTGTCATTTTTGCCCTCGCCATTCAGCAAAATAAGCCTCCAGCCTAATTTTTGGCAGGCTTTTTCCAAACCGCGATACACATTGGCTACTCCGCCATTTTTAAGGTCTGAAGCAATAAAAACAACCATCTTTCCTGTTTGGGCAGGCGGCCCGGTAATCGGTCCGCCCCATGGCTCAGCAGCAACGGCAAAAACAAACATCCATAAATTTAAAATTATTCCAATAAAAAAATTGGACAGGCAGAATTTTTTTTGCATGCAATCCACCTTTATTTAAAATTTATCGATGAAAGCAAGGCTTATTCAAAAAAAGCCATGCACGCCTTGTTAACAAACATAAAAGCAGCCAATTTTGACCGAGTTAAGCCCTGCATTGTTATGCATTCTAGTCAATGATCAGCTGAATAAACGCATTGTGCAGTGGCCTAAAGTCAGATGACACACTCTTTTGTCTCCTTTTATTTATGGAATCAATAAAGAAGTCACCCTTAAATAAACCCCATGCTCAATATTTAGTATAAATACTCATACCTATTCTTCCATGTAAAACAGCTTGCTATGCTATTGCACAGCAAAAATCAATTACATCGCAGCGTTTCCGATTGCCCCTCCCGAACATAAGCTCTTCTTGGCTTGCCACGGCATGCGTATTCAACCGTCGACATTTTTTGATAACCATCAGAGGGATCTCCACACCACTGATTGCCTGATTTAAAACGATAAGATGATTTATCGTTGGCAGAGCGGGCCAGCCGCTGGGTAAAATCACACCGCCCTCTTGCTGAGCCATAAGTCGCATTCAAAATCTGAATTTTTCGCCAGTCACTACTCTGGCTTCCCTGATTGCCATTCATCATCCGCATCGCTTCGCGAAAGCCATCACGAAAGCCTTCCTGATATTGCTGATTTCTTCCCCGCAGCATTTCCTCAGGCAGATTGGCCTCACTGGCCATTGCGCCTGCTGACGCCAGCATAAGCAGGCAAAAGACATTAAGTTTTATCACGCCGTATTCCTTTCTTCATAAATAAACAAAGCTTCTGTTATTTAAAGATCAGAGACAAGATACATAATGACAGCAGTGAAATTACACGGATTGATTTCACTCGCCCCCGGGAAAACAGTGATCCACTATGCTATTAACAGCGGCAGTGTAGGCGAGACAGAAGCCCAAATGGGGGATGCCCCAACACTTAAAAAAGGGCGCCAAGAATTTCAGCTTAAGCGTCGGCCCAATTGGGCTGAGCCAAATGAGAAGCTTAACGATAGAACCGCCTGACATGGCATTCAAGCAGGCTAGCGGGAACGTGCGGCTTTTTATCCAACTGCAGCGTAAGCAAGTTGCTCCATTTTAACGTCAGGCCCCGTAATGAAACAATCGAACAGTTTGTTGGTTTACCTCGCCTTACTGATCGCCATTGCAGGCGTGGTCATTCACGCAGGCGCCGTCATTGCAGGCCCGTCCTGGTACGCCTTTTTCAATGCCCCGCCTTCCGTGATTGCATCTGCCCGGGCCGGTACTTGGCTGGCCCCGGTCAACACCTTGATCATTGCCGGGCTTATGGCAATCTGTGCGTTGTATGCCGCATCAGTGGTTGGACTGATTGGCCGGCCACCGCTACAAACACAAAATTGGTTTATTGCCATTGACAAGTGGTGGCTGCGGTGATCCCGAGTTTATTGACCATGAAGATTGGCGAAAAATATGACCCTTAGAGATTAAACCAGCATTATATAAATAATATTTTTCAATATTTAGGACCGGTTATGTTTTTTTGATAAATATATACCCCCTCTTTATATATTTATCAAAAAAAGGCAGGTCTTACATTAGTGCATAGCAAACTCAGCCTAGATTTGGAAATATATTAATACCCAAGGCCCTTTCCATCCACAGCGATGGACAAGAGAAAACCACAATTGGTAAATGACAAAAATAGAGCGCCTTAAACCCGCCCCCTGCATAGAGAGAGCCTGTAAGAAAAATAGAGAACTGAAAGACTGCGTCAAATTTAACGACGAAGGCAACAACTGGTTTGACAATCACCGAAACTGTCCTATATTTGGAAGCGAAACGAAAATAGCCTTTTGGATTCTCTTATTTAATGATCATTAATCGCTAAGAAGATAAATATGAAAGAGTTATTTATTAGTCTATTTTTACGTTCGTCAATTAGCATACTAATGTTTTATAGTGCAACAGTTTCAGCGCAATACGTTCATCCAGAAGCATGCGACCAAACCCAAAATGGTTGGGTATATCGTTGTAATACAAAATACTATTCATCTATGGGGGTTATTGAATACTCACTAAAATCAAATTCTTCGCAATCCGTTGATTT from the Iodobacter fluviatilis genome contains:
- a CDS encoding substrate-binding domain-containing protein, producing the protein MQKKFCLSNFFIGIILNLWMFVFAVAAEPWGGPITGPPAQTGKMVVFIASDLKNGGVANVYRGLEKACQKLGWRLILLNGEGKNDKLQTLFVQSIARQADGIVFGGFQPDDFPEQLKIAKQNKIKLVGWHAAKNPGATPDLFVNVATDAIEVAEMAAHFVLADAIKNKRPLGVIIFNDNQFAIANNKTNKMKQVVELCSAYKNCRVLSIENVKISDSSLLIPELVPKLLKRYGESWTYSLAINDIYFDSMSYPLIQAGAKELMLVAAGDGSALALSRIASCRSQQAATIAEPLTMQGYQLADELNRAFAGSPPSGYISRPILVTCDLLKKIGNLSIDHELGFESAYNRIWHKR